A single Dreissena polymorpha isolate Duluth1 chromosome 14, UMN_Dpol_1.0, whole genome shotgun sequence DNA region contains:
- the LOC127857290 gene encoding troponin C, skeletal muscle-like translates to MGQKASKRPPKISEALMETYFRAEYDAMDADADGSLNRQDAIDLIQMLGCNKGKRKLQEWDYNKNDLILREDYIENIKDDPMLIKKTMKYRKLFRLFDRNADGSACKQEIINGLESQLDIDVDDDVLKIVEQMVTDADGRITYQNFLKQRFKALKEKAPTFGPNGKFAGSQASIASVSGHVDGHVG, encoded by the exons atggGACAAAAAGCAAG CAAGAGGCCGCCTAAAATATCGGAGGCGCTCATGGAGACGTACTTCCGGGCCGAGTACGATGCCATGGACGCCGATGCCGACGGGTCGCTGAACCGACAAGACGCCATAGATCTGATCCAAATGCTTGGATGCAACAAGGGGAAACGGAAGCTCCAG GAATGGGACTACAACAAAAATGATCTGATCTTGAGAGAAGACTACATAGAAAACATCAAAGATGATCCCATGCTGATTAAAAA AACGATGAAGTACCGGAAGCTCTTCCGGTTGTTCGACAGGAACGCCGACGGCTCGGCTTGCAAGCAGGAAATCATCAACGGACTTGAGTCG CAACTGGATATCGACGTCGACGACGACGTTCTTAAAATCGTCGAACAGATGGTCACCGATGCAGACGGTCGCATCACGTACCAGAACTTCTTAAAGCAGAGGTTCAAAGCGTTGAAGGAGAAAGCACCCACTTTTGGTCCAAACGGCAAATTTGCCGGAAGTCAGGCGTCGATTGCGTCGGTGAGCGGCCATGTGGACGGCCACGTGGGATAG